A single genomic interval of Hydractinia symbiolongicarpus strain clone_291-10 chromosome 8, HSymV2.1, whole genome shotgun sequence harbors:
- the LOC130653750 gene encoding zinc finger protein 678-like, which yields MEEKSTLLVNSSITEPFTNFQQNADGNWLCDICGHGEKQKEDLLMHRILHFSNEHPRQCPICKKTFASSTSLRNHLTAVHTGIKKFRCKYCSRKFGWRAQLSIHENLHTGKGLHHCQICSKTFMTKWLLQRHLKIHERGIQRHRKDPNKCCLSPDRSVLIDNSDHNLSKLSSQLNKRKSAQISMSMQKSVESTKLHMCHECNGMFVSKEALAFHLLKHNSSKQKLNPKQRLSEALLDKDGGETSDTNLSNSEECMNEEFDVSEIDSKNKHLNAKHTTKGSLTSIVSKLHHKVDEKKKYGNEDVIEVQIVGSSDESYLPNEEENVQKTELTHDFNMFVQSNQHMSKCEDPFISGIVQNVLPHGASSNSSNVTTNNVRPGKDVDISVYCKEMVKLQEQISFLKNELLEQKTDHARKLASLNDKIDSLTNLISSQSLILNRIILGGKMSVTGTLDFCVHQNNDQ from the exons ATGGAAGAGAAATCAACTTTACTAGTGAACTCAAGCATAACAGAGCCTTTCACAAACTTTCAGCAAAATGCAGATGGTAATTGGCTTTGTGATATATGCGGACATGGTGAGAAACAAAAAGAAGATCTTTTGATGCATCGGATACTACATTTTTCAAATGAGCATCCAAGACAATGTCCTATATGTAAAAAGACATTTGCCTCATCCACCTCTCTTCGTAATCATCTCACTGCCGTACATACTGGtataaaaaaattcag GTGCAAGTACTGTTCCCGGAAATTTGGGTGGAGAGCCCAGTTATCCATTCACGAAAACCTTCACACTGGCAAAGGTTTACACCATTGCCAAATCTGCTCGAAAACATTTATGACTAAATGGCTGTTACAGAGACATCTAAAAATCCACGAGAGAGGGATACAACGACACCGAAAGGATCCAAATAAGTGTTGTTTATCCCCTGACAGATCTGTGTTAATTGATAACTCGGATCATAATTTGTCTAAGTTATCTTCTCAATTAAACAAAAGGAAGAGTGCGCAAATTTCTATGAGCATGCAAAAAAGTGTAGAGAGTACAAAACTTCATATGTGCCATGAATGCAACGGAATGTTTGTTAGTAAAGAAGCACTAGCGTTTCATCTCCTAAAACATAACTCGTCTAAACAAAAGTTAAATCCGAAGCAAAGGTTAAGTGAAGCATTGCTTGACAAAGACGGGGGAGAGACTTCCGATACCAATTTGTCCAATTCCGAAGAATGCATGAACGAGGAGTTTGATGTAAGCGAAATCGACagcaaaaataaacatttgaaCGCGAAACATACGACAAAAGGTTCTTTAACGTCTATAGTGTCTAAATTACATCATAAAGTTGATGAGAAAAAGAAGTATGGAAACGAAGATGTTATCGAAGTACAAATTGTCGGAAGTAGCGATGAGAGTTATTTACCTAACGAGGAAGAGAACGTTCAAAAAACGGAACTGACTCACGACTTTAACATGTTCGTCCAGTCGAATCAGCATATGTCAAAATGTGAAGATCCATTCATCAGTGGAATAGTGCAAAACGTGCTCCCTCACGGTGCTTCTTCTAATAGTTCTAATGTTACCACAAATAATGTTAGACCTGGAAAAGATGTGGATATTTCTGTTTATTGTAAGGAAATGGTAAAACTTCAAGAAcaaatttcgtttttgaaaaaCGAACTGCTAGAACAGAAAACAGATCACGCGCGGAAATTAGCAAGCCTTAACGATAAAATTGACAGTCTTACGAACTTAATTTCTTCACAGTCCTTAATATTAAACAGAATTATTTTAGGGGGGAAAATGAGTGTAACTGGAACCTTAGATTTCTGTGTTCACCAAAATAACGATCAATAA
- the LOC130653762 gene encoding 40S ribosomal protein S12-like has protein sequence MSDAEGDDVSMPQEAGGAMDINTALQEILKQSLMHDGLARGLREAVKCLDKRQALLCILANNCDEQTYVKLIEALCAEHNINLIKIEDNKKLGEWSGLCKIDKEGKARKVVGCSCVVVKDWGKESQAHGVLMDYFKSKRT, from the exons ATGTCTGATGCGGAAGG AGATGATGTTTCCATGCCACAAGAAGCTGGTGGTGCCATGGACATCAACACTGCCCTACAAGAAATCCTGAAGCAATCTCTTATGCACGATGGGTTAGCACGAGGTTTGCGTGAAGCAGTTAAATGCCTTGACAAACGACAAGCATTGTTGTGCATCCTGGCTAACAACTGTGATGAACAAACTTACGTCAAACTTATTGAGGCTCTCTGTGCAGAACACAACATCAATTTAATAAAG aTTGAAGACAACAAAAAATTAGGAGAATGGTCAGGTttatgtaaaattgataaagaaggAAAAGCAAGAAAGGTTGTTGGTTGTAGTTGTGTAGTAGTGAAG GATTGGGGAAAAGAATCACAAGCTCATGGTGTGCTTATGGACTATTTCAAGTCGAAAAGAACTTAA